From Arachis stenosperma cultivar V10309 chromosome 2, arast.V10309.gnm1.PFL2, whole genome shotgun sequence, one genomic window encodes:
- the LOC130962039 gene encoding uncharacterized protein LOC130962039, with product MAMRKIYASLPAVAAGVGFFFYNAKDHARRISASNQETISTTRVVEEQTKAIRKPSVAPQFDGLRCFETFVMNKKLARGISASNQETISTTRVVEEQTKASRKPSVAPQFDGLHCFETFVMN from the exons ATGGCCATGCGAAAGATTTATGCATCTCTCCCTGCTGTAGCTGCCggagttggattcttcttctATAATGCAAAG GACCATGCAAGAAGAATTTCAGCATCTAATCAAGAAACAATATCTACAACAAGAGTGGTGGAAGAACAAACCAAGGCCATTAGAAAACCAAGTGTGGCACCACAGTTTGATGGTTTGCGTTGTTTTGAAACATTTGTTATGAACAag AAACTTGCAAGAGGGATTTCAGCATCTAATCAAGAAACAATATCTACTACAAGAGTAGTGGAAGAACAAACCAAGGCCAGTAGGAAACCAAGTGTGGCACCACAGTTTGATGGTTTGCATTGTTTTGAAACATTTGTTATGAATTAA